Proteins encoded together in one Actinomycetes bacterium window:
- a CDS encoding iron-sulfur cluster assembly protein: MSLAEAPAGRTTRRAGAEGTRKPPSSVASPSVSAHPSTAGADGTRKPSSAGAEGAREPPSSRGPGAVAVDLERVRKVAGSVRDPEVRTPIADLGLLDEVDADGGRVTVRFHLTSPLCPAKFAGAIGQDIRRRVGKLPGVESVEVVLQDHFMAEALHRLINEGDRSAETRGLLR, from the coding sequence ATGAGCCTTGCCGAGGCGCCCGCCGGCCGGACCACCCGGCGGGCGGGCGCCGAGGGCACCAGGAAGCCGCCCTCCAGCGTCGCAAGCCCGAGTGTCTCGGCCCACCCCTCCACGGCGGGGGCCGACGGGACCAGGAAGCCATCCTCGGCGGGGGCCGAGGGGGCCAGGGAGCCGCCCTCCAGCCGCGGGCCCGGGGCGGTCGCGGTCGACCTCGAGCGGGTGCGGAAGGTGGCCGGGAGCGTCCGCGACCCCGAGGTGCGGACCCCGATCGCCGACCTCGGCCTGCTCGACGAGGTCGACGCCGACGGCGGGCGGGTGACGGTGCGGTTCCACCTCACCTCGCCGCTCTGCCCCGCCAAGTTCGCGGGCGCGATCGGGCAGGACATCCGGCGCCGGGTCGGCAAGCTCCCCGGTGTCGAGTCGGTCGAGGTCGTCCTGCAGGACCACTTCATGGCCGAGGCGCTGCACCGCCTCATCAACGAGGGGGACCGGTCGGCCGAGACCCGCGGGCTCCTGCGGTGA
- a CDS encoding NAD(P)-dependent alcohol dehydrogenase — MKAVRLHKYHERPIVEDVPEPKVTDPHDVVVKIGGAGLCRTDLHIYEGQWAEKSGVELPYTIGHENAGWVHEVGSAVTNVAVGDTVILHPLVTCGLCRACRAGDDMHCDLGRFPGIDSDGGMAEFLKTGARACVKLDPSLQPADVAALADAGLTAYHAAKKAVPLLYPGTRVAVIGAGGLGHIGIQSLKALTAAEIIVVDRSEAALELARSFGADQTVVADGSQVEQVKELTDGKGAEVVIDFVGERGAEAEAWEMTRRAGSHFMVGYGGTVNVPTIDIISTERNVIGNLVGTYNDLAELMVLAAQGQVTLHTATYPLGAVNEAMDDLEAGRLQGRGILVP; from the coding sequence ATGAAGGCGGTACGCCTGCACAAGTACCACGAGCGGCCCATTGTCGAGGACGTCCCGGAGCCGAAGGTCACCGATCCCCACGACGTGGTCGTGAAGATCGGCGGGGCCGGGCTGTGCCGCACCGACCTGCACATCTACGAGGGCCAGTGGGCGGAGAAGTCGGGCGTCGAGCTGCCCTACACGATCGGGCACGAGAACGCGGGCTGGGTCCACGAGGTCGGGTCGGCGGTCACCAACGTCGCCGTGGGCGACACCGTGATCCTGCACCCGCTCGTCACCTGCGGGCTCTGCCGCGCCTGCCGGGCCGGCGACGACATGCACTGCGACCTCGGCCGCTTCCCCGGCATCGACTCCGACGGGGGCATGGCCGAGTTCCTCAAGACCGGCGCCCGGGCGTGCGTCAAGCTCGACCCGTCGCTGCAGCCGGCCGACGTGGCCGCCCTGGCCGACGCCGGCCTCACCGCCTACCACGCGGCCAAGAAGGCCGTGCCCCTGCTGTACCCGGGCACCAGGGTCGCGGTCATCGGCGCGGGCGGCCTCGGTCACATCGGCATCCAGTCGCTGAAGGCGCTCACCGCGGCCGAGATCATCGTCGTCGACCGCTCGGAGGCCGCGCTCGAGCTGGCCCGCTCGTTCGGCGCCGACCAGACCGTGGTGGCCGACGGCAGCCAGGTCGAGCAGGTGAAGGAGCTCACCGACGGCAAGGGCGCCGAGGTCGTCATCGACTTCGTCGGCGAGCGGGGCGCCGAGGCCGAGGCTTGGGAGATGACCCGCCGGGCCGGGTCGCACTTCATGGTCGGCTACGGCGGGACCGTCAACGTCCCCACCATCGACATCATCTCGACCGAGCGCAACGTCATCGGCAACCTGGTCGGCACCTACAACGACCTGGCCGAGCTGATGGTGCTGGCCGCCCAGGGCCAGGTCACGCTGCACACCGCGACCTACCCGCTCGGCGCCGTCAACGAGGCCATGGACGACCTGGAAGCCGGCCGCCTCCAAGGCCGCGGCATCCTCGTCCCCTGA
- a CDS encoding prolyl oligopeptidase family serine peptidase: MEYPPARRQDVVDLLHGVEVADPYRWLEDASSDETVRWSDAQDALVRSYLDELPGRDALQGRLQELLAAGLVTIPALRGERAFFMRRGAGQEHAVLVVREGDAERVLIDPSTLSDDDTTTLDGWVPSIEGDRLAYWLSEGGDEEASLRVMDVASGEVVEGPIDRTRYCPLAWLPGGEEYYYGRRLPADAVPEGEDRFHRRVWRHRVGDDPASDELVFGEGRDKTEYHSLDVSLDGRWLLVGASPGTAPRNDLYIADLAGDRVLRPIQEGVDAETSGGVERDGRLWLRTNLGAPRFRIVVADPARPEPDAWRDVVPESDAVLEGFALTDGALVVASTRHAVGRVAVHDRATGAFRAEVELPGLGSVLGVSSRPEGGDDAWIGWTDFTTPPRAYRYAVPTGALELWMDAPGEVDTKGVVATQDVYRSKDGTEVRMFVLHREGIERNGQRPTILNGYGGFNIPLTPEYSAAINAWVEQGGVYAIANLRGGSEEGEAWHRAGMREHKQNVFDDFAAAAERLVETGWTSPERLGISGGSNGGLLVGVALTQRPELFAAVVCSAPLLDMVRYERFGLGETWNDEYGRADDPTEFTWLYGYSPYHHVAPGTRYPTVLFTVFESDTRVDPLHARKLCAALQSATVSERPVLLRRERKVGHGARSVRRSVELAVDTQSFMAAQLGLDLGASSPAR, encoded by the coding sequence ATGGAGTACCCCCCAGCGCGGCGCCAGGACGTTGTCGACCTCCTCCACGGCGTCGAGGTCGCCGACCCCTACCGGTGGCTCGAAGACGCCTCCTCGGACGAGACCGTCCGGTGGAGCGACGCCCAGGACGCCCTCGTCCGCTCCTACCTGGACGAGCTGCCCGGCCGGGACGCGCTCCAGGGCCGGCTGCAGGAGCTGCTGGCGGCCGGGCTGGTGACCATCCCGGCCCTGCGCGGGGAGCGCGCCTTCTTCATGCGCCGCGGCGCGGGCCAGGAGCACGCCGTCCTGGTCGTCCGCGAGGGCGACGCTGAGCGGGTGCTGATCGACCCGAGCACCCTGAGCGACGACGACACCACCACCCTGGACGGCTGGGTCCCCTCGATCGAGGGCGACCGGCTCGCCTACTGGCTGAGCGAGGGCGGTGACGAGGAGGCATCCCTGCGGGTCATGGACGTGGCCAGCGGCGAGGTGGTCGAGGGCCCGATCGACCGCACCCGCTACTGCCCGCTGGCCTGGCTGCCAGGCGGCGAGGAGTACTACTACGGCCGCCGGCTGCCCGCCGACGCCGTGCCGGAGGGGGAGGACCGCTTCCACCGGCGCGTCTGGCGGCACCGGGTCGGGGACGACCCGGCCAGCGACGAGCTGGTGTTCGGCGAGGGCCGCGACAAGACCGAGTACCACTCGCTCGACGTCTCCCTGGACGGCCGCTGGCTGCTGGTCGGCGCGAGCCCGGGCACCGCACCCCGTAACGACCTCTACATCGCCGACCTGGCCGGCGACAGGGTGCTCCGGCCCATCCAGGAGGGCGTGGACGCCGAGACCAGCGGCGGGGTCGAGCGCGACGGGCGCCTCTGGCTGCGGACCAACCTGGGCGCGCCCCGGTTCCGCATCGTGGTCGCCGACCCGGCCAGGCCCGAGCCGGACGCCTGGCGCGACGTGGTGCCCGAGTCCGACGCGGTGCTCGAGGGCTTCGCCCTGACCGACGGCGCGCTCGTGGTCGCCAGCACCAGGCACGCGGTCGGCCGGGTCGCCGTCCACGACCGGGCCACCGGCGCCTTCAGGGCCGAGGTGGAGCTGCCCGGTCTCGGCTCGGTGCTCGGGGTTTCCTCCCGGCCCGAGGGTGGCGACGACGCCTGGATCGGCTGGACCGACTTCACCACCCCGCCCAGGGCCTACCGGTACGCGGTCCCGACGGGCGCCCTGGAGCTGTGGATGGACGCCCCGGGCGAGGTCGACACCAAGGGGGTCGTGGCCACCCAGGACGTGTACCGCTCCAAGGACGGCACCGAGGTGCGCATGTTCGTCCTCCACCGAGAGGGCATCGAGCGCAACGGCCAGCGCCCGACCATCCTCAACGGGTACGGCGGCTTCAACATCCCCCTCACTCCCGAGTACAGCGCCGCCATCAACGCCTGGGTGGAGCAGGGCGGCGTCTACGCCATCGCCAACCTGCGCGGCGGCAGCGAGGAGGGCGAGGCCTGGCACCGGGCCGGCATGCGCGAGCACAAGCAGAACGTCTTCGACGACTTCGCCGCAGCCGCCGAGCGGCTGGTCGAGACCGGCTGGACCTCGCCGGAGCGGCTCGGCATCTCGGGGGGGAGCAACGGGGGCCTGCTGGTCGGGGTCGCCCTGACCCAGCGCCCGGAGCTGTTCGCTGCCGTCGTGTGCAGCGCGCCCCTGCTCGACATGGTGCGCTACGAGCGCTTCGGGCTCGGTGAGACCTGGAACGACGAGTACGGCCGGGCCGACGACCCGACCGAGTTCACCTGGCTCTACGGATACTCGCCGTACCACCACGTCGCGCCGGGCACGCGCTACCCGACCGTGCTGTTCACCGTGTTCGAGTCCGACACCAGGGTCGACCCGCTGCACGCCCGCAAGCTCTGCGCGGCCCTGCAGTCGGCCACCGTGTCCGAGCGTCCGGTGCTGCTGCGCCGGGAGCGGAAGGTGGGGCACGGCGCCCGGTCGGTGCGCCGCAGCGTCGAGCTGGCCGTGGACACGCAGAGCTTCATGGCCGCCCAGCTCGGCCTCGACCTCGGAGCGTCCAGCCCCGCACGGTGA
- a CDS encoding aldo/keto reductase, whose translation MRYRQLGRSGLTVSVVGLGCNNFGTRCDLRATRVVVEAALEAGVTLFDTADVYGNRGGSETLLGQVLRGRRDEVVLATKFGANMGGPPEEARGSRRHVRRAVEASLRRLGTDHLDLYQQHVPDPKTPLEETLATLDDLVTEGKVRYIGSSNFAAWQIAEADWIARTEHLTRFVSAQNQYNLLERDLEYEVVPACDRYGVGILPYFPLANGLLTGKYRRGEPGPAGTRLAGRSGLLTEEVFDRLDALEKYGVERGCTLLEVAIGGLAAQPAVGSVIAGATRPDQVLANAAAAEWEPTPEDVAELAKLAPRRPIGKHR comes from the coding sequence ATGAGGTATCGCCAGCTCGGCAGGTCCGGTCTGACCGTCTCGGTCGTGGGTCTCGGGTGCAACAACTTCGGCACCCGCTGCGACCTCAGAGCCACCCGGGTGGTGGTCGAAGCGGCCCTCGAAGCTGGCGTCACCCTGTTCGACACCGCCGACGTGTATGGCAACCGGGGCGGCTCGGAGACGCTGCTCGGGCAGGTGCTCAGGGGCAGGCGCGACGAGGTCGTGCTGGCCACCAAGTTCGGCGCCAACATGGGTGGGCCGCCCGAGGAGGCGCGCGGGTCGCGGCGCCACGTGCGCCGGGCGGTCGAGGCGAGCCTGCGCCGCCTGGGCACCGACCACCTCGACCTGTACCAGCAGCACGTGCCCGACCCGAAGACCCCCTTGGAGGAGACTCTGGCCACGCTCGACGACCTGGTCACCGAGGGCAAGGTCCGCTACATCGGCTCCTCCAACTTCGCCGCCTGGCAGATCGCGGAGGCGGACTGGATCGCGCGCACCGAGCACCTGACCCGGTTCGTCTCTGCCCAGAATCAGTACAACCTGCTGGAGCGTGACCTCGAGTACGAGGTCGTGCCCGCGTGCGACCGCTACGGGGTCGGTATCCTCCCGTACTTCCCGCTGGCCAACGGGCTGCTGACCGGCAAGTACCGGCGGGGCGAGCCGGGCCCGGCCGGAACCAGGCTGGCCGGCAGGAGCGGCCTGCTCACCGAGGAGGTCTTCGACCGCCTCGACGCCCTGGAGAAGTACGGCGTGGAACGCGGGTGCACCCTGCTCGAAGTCGCCATCGGCGGGCTTGCCGCCCAGCCAGCCGTCGGCTCGGTGATCGCCGGAGCTACCAGGCCCGACCAGGTCCTGGCCAACGCCGCCGCCGCCGAGTGGGAGCCAACCCCCGAGGACGTCGCCGAGCTGGCCAAGCTCGCCCCCCGCAGGCCGATCGGGAAGCACCGGTAG